One segment of Eretmochelys imbricata isolate rEreImb1 chromosome 5, rEreImb1.hap1, whole genome shotgun sequence DNA contains the following:
- the FBXO4 gene encoding F-box only protein 4, with protein sequence MAAGNAGDWGRLESALRSSLRLLRDRWARGPRQRGGQAAAAERSRSGLEEAGEEVCALQTLPIDVQLYIMSFLSPQDLCHLGSTNKYWSLAVRDPLLWRYFLLRDLPSWSSVDWKSLPDVEIFNKSFSELNNNALYDYMTIYKKSCPPSRHLKSSRHTYGAVTSFLQSLVTQAEPRFALFGPGLEELDESLVRRMMTCPDILPVAGLPQRQIHGIGSGVSFQFNNHQNFNILTLYSTTSVERKRARTEQTVTVNKMFYQENSIGGNQQAVHYNVIAQVKKVCEVVDGFIYVANAEAHKKHDRQDEFAHILAMIDPTLGPPNRPVLILSCTSEVDIKRIPCVYMAHQLQLNLLSQPWMVQDSVAATLSGLLNGIEWILGEVECKNAQ encoded by the exons ATGGCAGCGGGCAACGCTGGGGACTGGGGCCGCCTGGAGTCCGCCCTGCGCAGCAGCCTCCGCCTCCTCAGGGACAGGTGGGCCCGGGGGCCGAGGCAGCGCGGCGGGCAGGCGGCGGCCGCAGAGCGGTCGAGAAGCGGCCTCGAGGAGGCCGGCGAAGAGGTTTGCGCCCTGCAGACGCTGCCG ATTGATGTGCAGTTATACATTATGTCATTTCTCTCACCCCAAGACCTGTGCCATTTGGGAAGCACAAATAAGTACTGGAGTTTAGCTGTGCGGGATCCATTGTTATGGCGATATTTTCTCTTGCGGGATCTCCCTTCTTGGTCTTCTGTTGACTGGAAATCACTTCCAGATGTGGAAATCTTTAATAAATCCTTTTCTGAGCTAAATAATAATGCATTGTATGACTATATGACAAT ATACAAAAAGAGCTGTCCTCCGAGTAGACATTTGAAATCAAGCCGTCACACATATGGAGCTGTGACTTCCTTTTTACAATCACTGGTCACGCAAGCAGAACCTCGCTTTGCCCTTTTTGGACCAGGTTTAGAAGAATTGGATGAATCTTTGGTGCGAAGAATGATGACTTGCCCAGACATTTTGCCTGTAGCTGGCTTACCTCAAAGACAAATCCATG GGATTGGATCAGGAGTCAGTTTTCAATTTAATAACCATCAAAATTTCAATATTCTGACATTGTATTCAACTACCAG CGTGGAAAGGAAGAGAGCAAGAACAGAGCAAACTGTTACAGTCAATAAGATGTTTTACCAAGAAAACAGCATAGGAGGGAATCAACAGGCAGTACACTACAATGTAATTGCTCAGGTTAAAAAGGTGTGCGAAGTAGTTGATGGATTCATCTATGTTGCTAATGCGGAAGCTCATAAAA AACACGACCGTCAAGATGAATTTGCTCATATTTTGGCAATGATAGATCCAACTCTTGGGCCTCCAAACAGGCCTGTACTGATTTTGTCCTGCACCTCTGAAGTTGACATTAAAAGAATCCCTTGTGTTTACATGGCACATCAACTGCAATTAAATCTGCTAAGCCAACCATGGATG GTGCAAGATTCTGTAGCTGCTACTTTAAGTGGACTGTTAAATGGAATTGAGTGGATCCTGGGAGAGGTTGAATGTAAAAATGCACAATGA
- the RIMOC1 gene encoding RAB7A-interacting MON1-CCZ1 complex subunit 1: MAAAVLVALRQRLAGLGRRLERLRGAGGDDAFLVKAAISLEKLKDLCKEDKEIVNPSNLLQLYTQIVLDITYFEENQLVDEDFPEDSSSQRVKELISILSEPEVLVKESNMHQDLHGVLGTELLECLSWRRGALLYMYCHTVKERGCWITENTDFFKKCLNDGIHYLLKMLRFRYPPRLNDVSFQDKDTARLLSEGIFSDTHVLAMMYIGEMCYWGLKHCGEEKPGPYEMDSESNTELYCSLHSAVLHFREVGEKMLMKYVAVCEGLLKGQDWNTANAKLILDYFKKFHS, from the exons ATGGCTGCTGCCGTGCTGGTTGCGCTGCGGCAGCggttggcggggctggggcggaggcTGGAGCGGCTGAGAGGAGCGGGCGGAGATG ATGCTTTTTTAGTGAAGGCTGCTATCTCGCTGGAGAAGCTGAAAGATCTTTGTAAAGAAGATAAAGAAATTGTAAATCCTTCAAATCTTTTGCAGCTTTACACACAG atagtcTTGGACATCACATATTTTGAGGAGAACCAACTTGTAGATGAAGATTTTCCAGAAGATTCTTCCTCACAGAGAGTTAAAGAACTTATCAGTATTCTTTCAGAACCAGAGGTTCTAGTTAAAGAAAGCAACATGCATCAAGAT CTACATGGTGTTCTTGGTACAGAGTTGTTAGAATGTCTATCCTGGAGACGAGGAGCTCTACTCTACATGTATTGTCACACTGTAAAAGAGAGAGGATGCTGGATAACAGAAAacactgacttttttaaaaag TGTCTTAACGATGGAATCCATTACTTACTGAAGATGCTAAGGTTTAGATACCCTCCTCGGCTAAATGATGTCTCATTTCAGGATAAAGACACAGCTAGATTGCTCAGTGAAG GTATATTTAGTGATACCCATGTACTGGCCATGATGTATATTGGAGAAATGTGTTACTGGGGACTGAAGCACTGTGGAGAAGAAAAGCCTGGACCCTATGAAATGGATTCTGAATCTAATACTGAACTGTATTGCAGCTTACATAGTGCAGTGCTGCATTTCCGAGAAGTAGGAGAAAAGATGTTAATGAAATATGTGGCTGTGTGTGAGGGACTCTTAAAAGGACAAGACTGGAATACAGCAAATGCAAAACTAATCTTGGACTACTTCAAGAAATTCCATAGTTAG